From Rhodococcus antarcticus, the proteins below share one genomic window:
- a CDS encoding aldehyde dehydrogenase family protein, whose amino-acid sequence MAAALHVPAFASWEAVLAASSALAPGAFDGNRLRNLHEGRWQPTGTPSPVTSPVDGTVLARLPKLDGQVALSAVHSAALEHAEWGKVPLAERSVRVTAAVAAMTEARDTLALLLAWEIGKPWALACADVDRALDGVRWYLGEIEGMLHRAPDGSSVERTPLPGPVSNIASWNYPMSVLVHSELVQLLAGNAVIAKTPTQGGAVCLTVAHAIMREAGLPVTLVSGDGGELSDALVRSSELGALAFVGGRSNGGKIAAKLVDTGKRHMLEQEGLNTWGIWEFSDWSGLAAHVRKGFEYGKQRCTAYPRFVVQRELVDSFLAAYLPVVASLRVGHPLAVAADVVDPTTADLPALEFGPLITAAKAGELKEKVDSALRYGAVPLYRGQLDPARFLDGQDTSAYAAPTTLLAPPGASRLMHEEPFGPVDTIVVVDTEAELLAQMNASNGALVASIACDDEEKATELAEHVQAFKVGVNKPRSRGDKAEPFGGRGASWKGAFVGGELLVHAVTQGAPGEELYGNFPGHNRYPEV is encoded by the coding sequence GTGGCTGCTGCCCTGCACGTCCCCGCCTTCGCCAGCTGGGAGGCCGTCCTGGCCGCCTCGTCCGCCCTCGCACCGGGTGCCTTCGACGGCAACCGCCTGCGCAACCTGCACGAGGGTCGCTGGCAGCCCACCGGCACCCCGAGCCCGGTCACCAGCCCCGTCGACGGCACGGTGCTGGCGCGGCTGCCCAAGCTCGACGGCCAGGTGGCGCTCTCCGCCGTGCACTCCGCGGCCCTGGAGCACGCCGAGTGGGGGAAGGTCCCGCTGGCCGAGCGCTCGGTCCGGGTCACGGCGGCGGTGGCGGCCATGACCGAGGCCCGCGACACGCTCGCGCTGCTGCTGGCGTGGGAGATCGGCAAGCCGTGGGCGCTGGCCTGTGCGGACGTGGACCGCGCCCTGGACGGGGTGCGCTGGTACCTCGGCGAGATCGAGGGGATGCTCCACCGCGCTCCGGACGGGTCGAGCGTGGAACGCACCCCGCTGCCCGGCCCGGTGAGCAACATCGCCAGCTGGAACTACCCCATGAGCGTGCTCGTGCACTCCGAGCTGGTGCAGCTGCTGGCCGGCAACGCCGTGATCGCCAAGACGCCGACCCAGGGCGGGGCCGTGTGCCTCACCGTCGCGCACGCGATCATGCGCGAGGCGGGCCTGCCGGTCACCTTGGTCTCCGGGGACGGCGGCGAGCTCTCCGACGCCCTGGTGCGCAGCTCCGAGCTGGGGGCGCTGGCCTTCGTCGGCGGGCGCTCCAACGGCGGCAAGATCGCGGCCAAGCTGGTCGACACGGGCAAGCGGCACATGCTGGAGCAGGAAGGGCTGAACACCTGGGGCATCTGGGAGTTCAGCGACTGGTCCGGGCTCGCCGCACACGTGCGCAAGGGCTTCGAGTACGGCAAGCAGCGGTGCACGGCCTACCCGCGCTTCGTGGTGCAGCGCGAGCTGGTCGACTCCTTCCTCGCCGCCTACCTGCCGGTGGTGGCGAGCCTGCGCGTCGGCCACCCGCTGGCCGTGGCCGCAGACGTCGTCGACCCGACGACGGCCGACCTGCCAGCGCTGGAGTTCGGTCCGCTCATCACGGCGGCCAAGGCGGGTGAGCTGAAGGAGAAGGTGGACTCCGCCCTGCGCTACGGGGCGGTACCGCTGTACCGCGGGCAGCTGGACCCGGCCCGGTTCCTCGACGGCCAGGACACCTCTGCCTACGCCGCGCCGACCACCCTGCTGGCCCCGCCCGGCGCCTCACGGCTGATGCACGAGGAGCCCTTCGGCCCGGTGGACACCATCGTGGTGGTGGACACCGAGGCCGAGCTGCTGGCCCAGATGAACGCCTCGAACGGCGCGCTCGTCGCCTCGATCGCCTGCGACGACGAGGAGAAGGCCACCGAGCTCGCCGAGCACGTGCAGGCCTTCAAGGTCGGGGTGAACAAGCCCCGCTCCCGTGGCGACAAGGCCGAGCCGTTCGGTGGACGCGGCGCCTCCTGGAAGGGCGCGTTCGTCGGGGGCGAGCTCCTGGTTCACGCCGTGACCCAGGGCGCGCCGGGCGAGGAGCTCTACGGCAACTTCCCCGGCCACAACCGCTACCCGGAGGTGTGA
- a CDS encoding lysylphosphatidylglycerol synthase transmembrane domain-containing protein: MAENGEPAAAVAPPGRSTRRRQVRWAVGILLAAVLAVEVVLVGPSLTGAVKRLGDVSWEWVVAAVVAEAVSMSSFARLQKALLNAAEVPVRQKQSLAVVYASNAMSVSLPGGPLFATTFTFRQSRHWGASRVVASWQLAMSGVLSTGVIALIGVGAALTVGGTANPVGLATAVLLTFLLVFGVRFVVRHPDSLLAVGRSVLRRVNRARHRPKDEGLERWVEILGQLETVQLGRRSGALTIAWAALNWAADIATLGFACLAAGAEPSISGLLIAYAAGKAVATVPLLPGGIGVVDGAMTATLVAGGLTASAALPSVIVYRIVSFFLVAAVGWIVFAVMFRSSNHDHPDDVATPPAGTPVAGTSLQRPGAS, encoded by the coding sequence GTGGCCGAGAACGGAGAACCCGCCGCAGCGGTGGCCCCTCCGGGCCGCAGCACCCGGCGCCGGCAGGTCCGCTGGGCCGTCGGGATCCTGCTCGCGGCCGTCCTGGCGGTCGAGGTGGTGCTCGTCGGGCCGTCGCTCACCGGGGCCGTCAAGCGGCTGGGCGACGTGAGCTGGGAGTGGGTCGTCGCCGCGGTGGTGGCCGAGGCCGTCTCCATGAGCAGCTTCGCCCGGCTGCAGAAGGCCCTGCTCAACGCGGCCGAGGTACCCGTGCGGCAGAAGCAGTCCCTCGCGGTGGTCTACGCCTCCAACGCCATGAGCGTCTCGCTGCCCGGCGGACCGCTGTTCGCCACCACCTTCACCTTCCGGCAGAGCCGGCACTGGGGCGCGAGCCGCGTCGTGGCGTCCTGGCAGCTGGCCATGAGCGGGGTGCTCTCCACCGGCGTCATCGCCCTCATCGGGGTGGGGGCGGCCCTCACCGTCGGGGGCACCGCCAACCCCGTCGGGCTGGCCACGGCCGTGCTGCTGACCTTCCTGCTGGTGTTCGGGGTGCGGTTCGTCGTCCGCCACCCGGACAGCCTGCTCGCCGTCGGCCGCTCGGTCCTGCGACGGGTCAACCGTGCGCGCCACCGGCCGAAGGACGAGGGGCTCGAGCGCTGGGTCGAGATCCTCGGCCAGCTGGAGACGGTGCAGCTGGGCCGTCGCTCCGGGGCCCTCACCATCGCGTGGGCGGCGCTGAACTGGGCCGCCGACATCGCCACCCTGGGCTTCGCGTGCCTGGCCGCCGGCGCCGAGCCCAGCATCAGCGGGCTGCTCATCGCCTACGCCGCGGGCAAGGCGGTGGCCACGGTCCCCCTGCTCCCGGGCGGCATCGGGGTGGTGGACGGCGCCATGACCGCGACGCTGGTCGCGGGGGGCCTCACCGCGAGCGCCGCGCTGCCGAGCGTCATCGTGTACCGCATCGTCAGCTTCTTCCTCGTGGCCGCCGTCGGCTGGATCGTCTTCGCGGTGATGTTCCGCAGCAGCAACCACGACCACCCCGACGACGTCGCGACCCCACCCGCCGGCACACCCGTGGCCGGCACGTCCCTCCAGCGCCCCGGAGCCTCCTGA
- a CDS encoding dienelactone hydrolase family protein, whose protein sequence is MQTQHTVGLPRGRSLTASLALPIGTAPDGGWPGVLVVHEAPSLTRPILDVADVFAARGWAAVVPDLLSSGGAKLGCLVRNLREVQSGKAGAVTEDLRAVLTWLGGRADVDGARTASIGFCMGGAFALLLGSLGPDGLRAVSDNYGFVPPETTDLTRCPPVVGSFGADDTLIKNGAAQLTARLEKAGVVHDVVDYPGAKHSFLTGDAKLFGVVTFPGTAYVADAAEPAWERILGFLDEHVRA, encoded by the coding sequence ATGCAGACCCAGCACACCGTCGGACTTCCGCGCGGCCGCAGCCTCACCGCCTCGCTCGCCCTGCCCATCGGCACCGCACCGGACGGGGGGTGGCCCGGTGTGCTCGTCGTGCACGAGGCGCCCTCGCTGACCCGGCCGATCCTCGACGTGGCCGACGTGTTCGCCGCACGGGGCTGGGCCGCGGTGGTGCCGGACCTGCTCAGCTCGGGCGGGGCCAAGCTCGGCTGCCTGGTGCGCAACCTGCGCGAGGTCCAGTCCGGCAAGGCTGGTGCGGTCACCGAGGACCTGCGCGCGGTGCTCACCTGGCTGGGCGGGCGGGCGGACGTCGACGGTGCGCGCACGGCCAGCATCGGGTTCTGCATGGGCGGCGCGTTCGCGCTGCTGCTGGGCTCGCTCGGTCCCGACGGCCTGCGGGCGGTGAGCGACAACTACGGGTTCGTGCCGCCGGAGACCACCGACCTCACCCGCTGCCCGCCGGTGGTGGGCTCGTTCGGCGCGGACGACACGCTGATCAAGAACGGGGCCGCGCAGCTCACCGCACGGCTGGAGAAGGCCGGCGTGGTGCACGACGTGGTGGACTACCCGGGAGCCAAGCACTCGTTCCTCACCGGTGACGCGAAGCTGTTCGGGGTGGTCACGTTCCCGGGGACCGCCTACGTGGCCGACGCGGCCGAGCCCGCGTGGGAGCGGATCCTCGGCTTCCTCGACGAGCACGTCCGGGCCTGA